CCCGATGGCCTGAAACACCAGCCGGCCCAGGCCGGGCAGGTAGTAAACGTTCTCGATGATGATGGCCCCGGCCAAAAGCTGCCCCAGCTGCAGCCCCAATATGGTCAGCACGGGGACCAGCGCATTCTTCAGGGCATGCACATACACCACGGATCTTTCCCGCAGCCCTTTCGCCCGTGCCGTGCGC
This genomic interval from Deltaproteobacteria bacterium contains the following:
- a CDS encoding ABC transporter permease, with the protein product RTARAKGLRERSVVYVHALKNALVPVLTILGLQLGQLLAGAIIIENVYYLPGLGRLVFQAIGQRDLPVVREIVLFMAAAVIIVNFLVDMTYASIDPRIRLE